A stretch of DNA from Candidatus Hydrogenedentota bacterium:
GTTCAACGCGCTCTCCGGCGGCCAGCGCCAGCGCGTGCTCATCGCGCGGGGACTGGCCACGGACCCCGAGATGCTCCTCCTCGACGAGCCCACCTCCAACGTGGACGCCGCGGCGGAGGAGGCCATCCTCCGGCTGCTCGACGGACTGCGCGGGCGCATGACCCTCCTGCTCATCACGCACCACGCCTCGGTCGCCTCGCGCTTCCTCGATGTCATCTACTGCGTGAACCGCACCGTCCACATCCACCCCAAAACGGAGAGCCTGGACGAGGACCTCATGCGCCACATCACCGGCCTCGGACTGCCCGGAACCCGCGCCGCCGCGCCGCCGGAGGGTTGCGCCCATGCTTGACTTCTGGCACGCCGTCGCCGTACACCCCCTGGCCCGGAACGCCCTTTTCGCCGCCCTCCTCGCCTGCATGTGCTGCGGCGTGGTCGGGACCTATGTCGTCGTCCGCCGCATCACCTACATCGCGGCGGGCGTGTCCCACTGCGTCCTCGGCGGCCTCGGCGCGGCCCGCTACCTCTCCGTCACCCGGGGCTGGGACTGGCTCCAGCCCGTCCACGGCGCCCTCGCCGCCGCCCTCGCCGCCGCCGCGCTCATCGGCTGGGTCTCCCTGCGCCGCCGCGAGCGAGAGGACACCGCCATCAGCGCCGTCTGGTCCGTCGGCATGGCGGCGGGCATCCTTTTCCTCTACGCCACCCCGGGCTACAACCAGGACCTCATGGGCTACCTCTTCGGCAACATACTCCTCGTCTCCGGGCGCGGCCTGCTGCTCCTCGCCGCCCTAAACGTTGTCGTGCTCGCCCTCACCGTCCGCTTTTTCCAGCCCTTCCAGGCCGTCTGCTTCGACGAGGAGTTCGCGCGCCTCCGGAACCTCCGCGTGGACGCCTATTACCTCCTCCTCCTCGCCATGATCGCCCTCACCGTCGTCGCCCTCTCCATGGTCGTCGGCGTCGTCCTGGTCATCGCCCTGCTCACCCTGCCCGCCGCCGCCGCCGGACGCTTCGCCCGCTCCCTCGCGGGCATGATGGTCCTCGCCTCCCTCTTCTGCGCATTCTTCTGCCTCGCCGGGCTCACCCTCAGTTACCGCCCCGACTGGCCCGCCGGACCCACCATCATCCTCGTCGCCGGGGCCGCCTACCTCGCCACCGCCCTGCTCCCCCGCATCCACCGCGCCAAGGGCGGCCCGTCACAAAACGGACCGGCAATTTGACTCCATCCGCGTTTGTTCGTTATACTCTACCCTCCCAAATGGAAATTTCGAGG
This window harbors:
- a CDS encoding metal ABC transporter permease; this encodes MLDFWHAVAVHPLARNALFAALLACMCCGVVGTYVVVRRITYIAAGVSHCVLGGLGAARYLSVTRGWDWLQPVHGALAAALAAAALIGWVSLRRREREDTAISAVWSVGMAAGILFLYATPGYNQDLMGYLFGNILLVSGRGLLLLAALNVVVLALTVRFFQPFQAVCFDEEFARLRNLRVDAYYLLLLAMIALTVVALSMVVGVVLVIALLTLPAAAAGRFARSLAGMMVLASLFCAFFCLAGLTLSYRPDWPAGPTIILVAGAAYLATALLPRIHRAKGGPSQNGPAI